The Streptomyces sp. Je 1-332 genome has a window encoding:
- a CDS encoding gas vesicle protein GvpG: MGLIGEVLMLPFAPVRGGLWAVSQVLAEAERLYYDPATVRSELALLEQRLESGELGEEEFDRLEDELLDRLEIGLRGGAGTDNGTTS, translated from the coding sequence ATGGGACTCATCGGCGAAGTACTGATGCTGCCGTTCGCCCCGGTGCGCGGCGGCCTCTGGGCGGTGAGCCAGGTACTCGCCGAGGCCGAGCGCCTGTACTACGACCCGGCCACCGTCCGGTCCGAACTCGCCCTTCTCGAGCAGCGGCTCGAGTCGGGCGAGCTCGGAGAGGAGGAATTCGACCGCTTGGAGGACGAGTTGCTCGACCGACTGGAAATTGGCCTGCGCGGCGGCGCGGGAACCGACAACGGGACCACATCATGA
- a CDS encoding DNA primase, whose protein sequence is MNRLGMGLAVGAGYFLGRTKKMKLAFAVGTMVAGKRMNLSPRALGDLLSQQLQNNPQFKEIGDQLREDMRGVGKAATGALVERQISGLADRLHGRTADVRDQLSGVKPDIPGRGRDEDTEESDDAYEEYDDEDDRDEQDDRDREDTADAESDEESDEESDERPRARKKAPAKKAAPKKAAAKKTPARKTAAQKSPAKKTAKKAPARAAAKSSTRRATGSRAPKEGGRDE, encoded by the coding sequence ATGAATCGACTGGGAATGGGCCTCGCCGTAGGGGCCGGATACTTCCTCGGACGTACGAAGAAGATGAAGCTGGCGTTCGCGGTCGGCACGATGGTGGCCGGCAAGCGGATGAACCTGAGCCCGCGCGCCCTGGGCGACCTGCTGTCCCAACAGCTGCAGAACAACCCGCAGTTCAAGGAGATCGGCGACCAGCTGCGCGAGGACATGCGCGGGGTCGGCAAGGCCGCGACCGGTGCGCTGGTCGAGCGGCAGATCTCGGGCCTCGCCGACCGGCTGCACGGTCGGACGGCGGACGTGCGCGACCAGCTCTCGGGCGTGAAGCCGGACATACCCGGCCGCGGGCGCGATGAAGACACCGAGGAGTCCGACGACGCGTACGAGGAGTACGACGACGAGGACGATCGGGACGAGCAGGACGATCGGGACCGTGAGGACACCGCGGACGCGGAGTCCGACGAGGAGTCCGACGAGGAGTCCGACGAAAGGCCGCGGGCGAGGAAGAAGGCTCCCGCGAAGAAGGCCGCCCCGAAGAAGGCGGCGGCCAAGAAGACCCCCGCGAGGAAGACGGCGGCGCAGAAGAGCCCGGCGAAGAAGACGGCGAAGAAGGCCCCGGCCAGGGCCGCGGCGAAGAGCTCCACGCGCCGCGCCACCGGGTCCCGCGCGCCGAAGGAGGGGGGCCGCGATGAGTGA